A window of Babesia microti strain RI chromosome III, complete genome contains these coding sequences:
- a CDS encoding Histidine phosphatase superfamily (branch 2) (overlaps_old_locusTagID:BBM_III00915;~overlaps_old_locusTagID:BBM_III00920): MMRQFTLGICAMESKAKSPPMTAILQRLESSSDFQIIIFPEEVILHASIESWPKVDCLIAFHSTGFPLSKAIEYVNKYKPIILNSLEKQSLFRSRHQVYQELKKCRIPHPNYIVIDHEAVKRGEHSFEEHSNYIIFDNIRLNKPFIEKPINAEDHNNWIYYPMNAGGGCKKLFRKVHDRSSEYCPDLHTVRRDGVYLYEEFMSTFGTDIKVYTVGQMFAHAEARRAPTLDGRVWRTPEGKEVRYPVILTEVEKIIAYRVVSHFDQTVCGFDILRTTNGPYVCDINGWSFVKGNKKYYRDCSHILRIMFLLKLEEKYQIILRNVIPPSFVAQETEEMFRRTFGEDISNFHKSDDTEELCSVIVVMRHGDRKPKQKLKFYSRAPQVLDYFNDKRYISSMSIECEYNCTGGELGGCNKKQIKLKSPEEMKVLMAINEEIIEELIKEPGKYDIEPFEVGRMEPMSMLQNHRLLDRVLKIGDGFTGINRKIQLKPVLCDGKKVTRVLIVAKWGGELTGVGRRQAEDLGRRLRASLYPGDSTGLIRLHSTYRHDLKIYTSDEGRCQVTSAAFTKGILDLEGELTPILVSMTLRNEKSYSLLNDGVTVAERSECKKRLQKLLKLRSKLKHTDPAEMDRLLDAVDLTPAEKPYYLKAIGEMNSLRLTIGVVKDFLRVLNEEICRVNAIEGSGSAYISDILNEIGFRWRHILMKWKDGNDFDYLGIPDIVDNLRFDLIHHHTYLGKALGALFTIYNTVQDMNNVISPCEYGVTPEEKLTIGAKVAKRLLMKILHDVTLVKDMTNERAAKSSQIILPGRDMCRNRDLLYASLVTPVSVGFKGFKTPCKGDFLSPNCTDAKALIETPAAVSVVAAASASAASIAATALAISSMAEDDKPLGENSINSIVGGLRPSDMFSMVSCSNGKGEPCLTQSHKEGDAIMVLNNSKMWVHQNESSDKGVVSSPFSLNSEAKSDDEHSVRLLVNQARELGIRSPCRMVRSRYYVTSASYMFSLLNIFIHAKDEQGEGILDEDHCATNTSTITDMHYLSHIVLRVWERKGSGKDVAGAGSDNYRLEILVSSGAKDGFGQNYELLTRNYELMKGVSKPIESAEIIDAPLDDHVFDDDSGGMHTYEFMHNEQSYMLDQVNYGTSMSCSRAKNIGMDFSCNPSLSIISRDSNCSYLDVDAEGSNKCTDKGVPPYCELSPLVTLTLDCPLHRFEKIISRLVQSV; encoded by the exons ATGATGAGGCAGTTTACGTTAGGAATTTGCGCCATGGAGTCCAAGGCAAAGAGTCCTCCAATGACCGCGATTCTGCAACGTCTAGAAAGCAGCAGTGACttccaaattataatattccCCGAGGAG GTGATTTTGCATGCATCAATTGAAAGCTGGCCTAAGGTTGACTGCCTAATAGCTTTCCACTCCACAGGGTTTCCCCTCTCAAAG GCCATAGAATATGTAAACAAGTATAAGCCTATAATTTTGAACAGTCTGGAAAAACAATCGTTATTTCGCTCACGTCATCAAGTATACCAGGAATTGAAA AAATGCAGAATTCCTCACCCCAACTATATAGTCATCGATCATGAGGCCGTTAAACGAGGGGAGCACTCATTTGAGGAGCActctaattatataatttttgataacaTACGACTGAACAAACCGTTTATTGAGAAACCCATAAATGCAGAGGACCACAACAATTGGATTTACTATCCCATGAACGCAGGCGGAGGgtgtaaaaaattgttcCGAAAAGTACACGACAGGAGCAGTGAATACTGCCCAGATTTACATACAGTGCGTAGAGATGGCGTCTACTTATACGAAGAATTCATGTCGACATTCGGTACGGATATCAAGGTATACACTGTGGGCCAGATGTTTGCACATGCAGAAGCCCGAAGAGCGCCAACGCTAGATGGCCGAGTATGGCGGACTCCTGAAGGAAAAGAAGTTCGGTACCCAGTGATTCTCACAGAAGTTGAGAAGATAATTGCGTACCGCGTCGTATCCCATTTTGACCAAACGGTTTGCGGTTTTGATATACTGCGCACAACTAACGGGCCATACGTATGCGATATAAACGGATGGTCTTTTGTAAAGGGGAATAAGAAATACTATCGCGACTGCTCTCACATATTGCGCATAATGTTCCTGCTCAAGTTAGAGGAGAAGTACCAGATTATTTTAAGAAACGTCATTCCCCCAAGTTTTGTGGCTCAGGAGACGGAGGAGATGTTCAGACGAACCTTTGGGGAAGATATAAGCAATTTTCATAAGTCAGACGATACCGAGGAATTGTGTTCAGTGATTGTGGTCATGCGACATGGGGACAGAAAGCCCAAACAAAAgctaaaattttattccCGTGCTCCACAGGTTCTCGATTATTTCAACGATAAAAGGTACATCTCTAGTATGTCGATTGAGTGCGAATATAATTGTACTGGTGGCGAGCTGGGGGGGTGCAACAAGAAGCAGATCAAACTCAAATCTCCAGAAGAGATGAAGGTACTGATGGCGATAAATGAGGAAATAATTGAAGAACTGATAAAGGAACCCGGTAAATATGACATCGAGCCCTTTGAGGTAGGAAGGATGGAGCCCATGTCAATGTTGCAAAACCATCGTCTGTTGGACCGCGTGTTAAAGATTGGAGATGGTTTTACAGGAataaatcgcaaaataCAGCTTAAGCCAGTGCTTTGTGATGGAAAAAAAGTCACCAGAGTTCTAATTGTTGCCAAGTGGGGAGGGGAGCTCACGGGCGTAGGGAGGAGGCAGGCGGAAGACCTAGGCAGGCGGTTGAGAGCAAGCTTGTACCCAGGAGACTCGACTGGGTTGATTAGGCTACATTCCACTTACCGGCATGACCTCAAAATATATACCTCAGACGAGGGCCGGTGCCAAGTTACCTCTGCGGCATTCACTAAAGGCATTCTCGACCTAGAAGGGGAATTAACGCCAATTTTAGTGTCTATGACCCTACGAAACGAAAAATCGTACAGTTTGCTCAATGATGGTGTGACAGTTGCAGAAAGGAGTGAGTGTAAGAAGCGACTGCAGAAGTTGCTGAAGCTGCGCTCCAAGCTTAAGCACACGGACCCCGCCGAAATGGACCGTCTACTCGATGCCGTGGACCTGACCCCTGCCGAAAAGCCCTATTACTTAAAAGCTATCGGTGAGATGAATTCTCTGCGCTTGACAATAGGTGTTGTCAAGGACTTTTTGCGTGTTTTGAACGAGGAAATTTGCCGGGTTAATGCTATTGAGGGAAGTGGCTCTGCCTACATTTCTGACATTCTCAATGAAATAGGGTTTAGATGGAGGCACATTTTAATGAAATG GAAGGATGGTAACGATTTTGATTACCTTGGCATTCCGGATATAGTGGACAATCTGCGGTTTGACCTGATCCACCATCACACGTATTTGGGTAAAGCCTTGGGGGCGCTTTTCACTATCTATAATACAGTCCAAGATATGAATAACGTGATCTCTCCTTGTGAGTACGGCGTCACGCCAGAAGAGAAATTGACTATAGGAGCAAAGGTCGCGAAGCGACTTTTGATGAAAATCCTCCATGACGTGACGCTAGTCAAGGATATGACAAACGAACGTGCAGCTAAATCTAGCCAAATAATATTACCTGGCAGGGATATGTGCCGTAATCGTGACCTACTTTACGCATCGTTGGTCACTCCGGTGAGCGTAGGGTTCAAGGGGTTTAAGACGCCCTGCAAGGGCGATTTTTTATCCCCTAACTGTACCGATGCCAAAGCCCTTATCGAGACGCCGGCTGCAGTTTCCGTCGTGGCGGCGGCCTCGGCCAGCGCCGCATCTATAGCCGCCACAGCCCTGGCAATATCTTCAATGGCGGAAGATGATAAACCGTTAGGGGAAAACTCAATAAACTCCATTGTGGGAGGGCTCAGGCCTTCGGATATGTTCAGCATGGTTTCATGTTCTAATGGAAAGGGTGAACCATGTCTAACCCAGTCTCACAAAGAAGGGGACGCAATAATGGTCCTGAATAACAGTAAAATGTGGGTTCACCAAAATGAATCCTCCGATAAGGGCGTTGTATCCTCGCCTTTTTCTCTGAATAGCGAGGCTAAGTCCGATGACGAGCACTCTGTTCGGCTGCTGGTGAATCAAGCCCGCGAACTGGGAATCAGATCGCCCTGTCGAATGGTGAGATCCCGCTACTACGTAACATCTGCATCCTACATGTTTTCTCTACTGAACATCTTTATACATGCAAAGGATGAGCAGGGGGAGGGTATTTTGGACGAAGATCATTGTGCGACAAATACCAGCACCATCACTGACATGCATTATTTGTCCCACATCGTGTTGAGAGTGTGGGAGAGGAAGGGTTCCGGGAAGGATGTCGCTGGCGCCGGCTCTGATAACTATAGGCTTGAGATACTGGTGAGTTCTGGGGCCAAGGACGGATTTGGTCAGAACTATGAGTTGTTGACCAGGAACTATGAGTTGATGAAGGGTGTGTCGAAGCCCATAGAAAGTGCAGAGATCATAGACGCGCCGTTGGATGACCATGTTTTTGACGACGATTCTGGGGGCATGCATACCTACGAGTTCATGCATAATGAACAGTCCTACATGTTAGACCAAGTAAATTACGGGACCTCCATGTCGTGTAGTCGCGCCAAGAACATTGGCATGGACTTTTCTTGCAACCCCAGTTTATCTATTATATCAAGGGACTCTAACTGCAGCTATCTGGATGTGGATGCTGAAGGGTCCAATAAATGTACCGACAAGGGGGTGCCTCCCTACTGCGAATTATCTCCCCTTGTTACTCTTACACTAGACTGCCCATTACACAGGTTTGAAAAAATCATATCACGCCTCGTTCAGTCGGTCTAA
- a CDS encoding peptidylprolyl isomerase (overlaps_old_locusTagID:BBM_III00925) — protein MSEIKWPVPQEQESLPQLDKEFVESTQNFISELSSSIVGYQTPTMDYCHDSNGIIALLNLLENVRSMTIQFEPIRDTLQRFGNKAFKHLINHLEQNVEALLAPIIKLSDNISESTLREDLRRYLIKCFGNKTRLDYGTGHELSFACLVKTLYQHGILGGDDRRDVVLFVFQRYFKLVRHLIELYNLEPAGSKGVWGLDDYQFLPFIFGAAQLQIQSSITPEQAIERPIIEMYKDAYIYIEALGYITACKRSVPFYECSPMLYDISGIKSWKKIYVGLLNMYRDHVLSRNIVINEINSGKD, from the exons ATGAGTGAGATAAAGTGGCCTGTTCCGCAGGAACAGGAATCTTTGCCCCAATTAGACAAAGAATTTGTGGAATCCACACAAAACTTCATTTCGGAGCTCAGCAGCTCCATAGTTGGATATCAGACTCCGACAATGGACTATTGCCACGACTCTAATGGTATAATTGCATTGTTGAATTTGCTTGAAAATGTGCGCAGTATGACTATTCAGTTCGAGCCCATCCGTGACACATTACAGCGCTTTGGCAACAAGGCATTCaaacatttaattaacCATCTAGAGCAA AATGTTGAAGCACTATTGGCGCctattattaaattatctgATAATATTTCGGAAAGCACGCTAAGAGAAGACTTAAGGAGGTATTTAATCAAGTGTTTTGGCAACAAGACGAGACTTGACTATGGGACCG GTCATGAACTATCTTTCGCTTGTCTTGTGAAAACCCTATATCAACATGGCATTTTGGGTGGGGACGATCGCAGAGATgttgtattatttgtgttCCAACG CTATTTCAAACTAGTGCGGCATTTAATTGAACTTTACAACCTCGAACCAGCAGGGAGCAAAGGTGTTTGGGGTCTGGACGactatcaatttttacCCTTCATATTTGGAGCAGCTCAGCTGCAAATACAATCAAGCATCACCCCCGAGCAG GCAATTGAGCGCCCTATCATTGAGATGTACAAAGACGCATACATTTACATCGAAGCGTTGGGGTATATTACAGCT TGTAAGCGCAGTGTGCCATTTTATGAATGTTCTCCCATGCTATACGACATTTCCGGGATCAAGTCCTGGAAGAAGATATATGTAGGGCTCCTCAACATGTACCGAGATCACGTATTGTCTCGGAATATAGTGATCAATGAGATTAACTCTGGGAAggattaa